Below is a genomic region from Drosophila albomicans strain 15112-1751.03 chromosome 2R, ASM965048v2, whole genome shotgun sequence.
tttgtgcgtgatatttaaacattgtttttaaaaatggcatttcataatttttacatttttttcttatttgttttgcagctaaaaataaacataaatctaAGACTAATTACATGCATTTACACTAGAATTTACATGGgaataaacaattaaagtgGGAGAAACTATGACACGAATATTTTAGCATAAACGCAGcgtcaataaaattatacagtttatacaaaacaaaaattggtTAATTAACTCTAAATGATTTTGTTAATTGATGGCTGCTCGCGTTTAATgagtgtgttgtttgtttttttttttgcgatttgCGATTTGCAATTAAGTATTATCAGCATTATATTATAAGATATAAGTATAGATAAGTATGTAATTTTTAAGATATGTTTTATGTGCATATAAAACAACTAGTctacaatttattaaacaatatcCCCCTAGACAGTTTGGCCTGCCATTCTGTGGTGGGTAGAACTTGTTGCTGCAAGTAGAGAGACAAAaatagtaattaaaattagatATTATGTTCAAATTTCTCGATCTAGTAAGTTCTTAAATTCTTGACAAGCGATTATGAATTATTTGAGTGTACTAAAAACATTATCAGTTACCTTTCCACACAtgtaacaaacaacaaacatatttattcGTTTTGGGAGATCAAATATTGCTAAAGTCGCACagtaatttcattttcgttttttatattgatatattggTTGTTTCATGCGCTTTTATCGAAATGGATCGGATTTTTGGAAATGTCAACAATAGATTCAAGAACGTTGGCAATATGGAGGGCAAGCGAATGGCCCTCAAGCTCGTTGGATTCTATGCCATGGGTTGGACGCTGCGCAAACTCctcaaataaatactattgtaCTATATATTGGTGATCgcaaatatattcaaatttcatgttttgaaatgtataaattctgtcaattaaatatgaaacttACCTCAAATCACATGTGCAGAAATTGGCGGAgttcttgttgctgcaaaTTTCAAGGGCTGCTGTCCCCCGAGAATTTGCTCTTTATCACGCACTTACAGCACGAAGGAATCTTGAAGGGTTCGTTGGCCACCTCGGGTTGCCCGTTGCTGGCATTGTTGACCGTGGCCAAATGGCGTATCACGTAATGTTGTTTACAGACTGGCACATAGTTGTTTGGAAAGCTGTCCAGGAATTGACAGCTCTCGCCCTCGTGACTACAATTGAAAGTGGTTGAAATATGAGCGGAGTTCTAAAAGCAAATTCTCAATTTACTTACTCGCACTCTTCAATGAGTATGCCTTGCTTGAAGTCATCTGTATTCACGATTATCTGCCAGGAGAGATCCAAGCGCTGACCCAGTTTGGGATACAAGTATCTCACATGACTGTTGCACAGATACTGCTCGTCATCGTTGATGCGGAGTCCCACATCCGTGGGCTGCGGCTCATCGCTGAAGAAGTTGGCAAATCGATTTGCCAAAACAACTTTCAGTCCAGACAAGTCGGGATAGTTGTGGACCTTGGTGCAGAAGGAACGGCTCTGATTGAAGCCATCGACGCACTGATGATCGCCCGTATCGATcgatggcggtggcggtggcgtaGTTGTCCGATACTTATCTATAGAGTCGGGAAACACGATAACTGATGTTAGGCAAGAAGTGCCAAGGGAAAGGTTTGTAAAATGAGCATGACACAGCGAGTTGTGAGTGTTGAgttaattgtgttttaattgttgtttcaAAAGTTATTACAAATCTCATTGGGTCGATCTACTTACTGTCCGAAATGGGACGACGTGGTGTTGGTCGCTGCAATTGGGGATTgaacggctgctgctgctgatgatgcgtAGTTGAGGGCTGTtgatggtgctgttgttgggtTGTGGTCTGCAAAGACACGAGTGGATCGTTAAAGACAAGATTCAGCTTGCCATCCGGTGATCTCTGCACTTTGAACGATTGCTGCTGATGGTTCAAGCTTTGATATTGATGATAGTGCTTGGGCTTGGCATTTGTCTCTGCCTGAGACTCAgtttctgattctgattctgattgcGAGTATGGCCAAGTATCGGATGATGCTGGCTGATCACCAAGCATGGTGGTGGATATGGATGGCATGAAAGGTGCATCGTCCGTGGTTgtcgtctgtgtgtgtaaatttTGAGTTAGTTTCAGAGCCGAATCAAAGCcaattcacacacaaacacagataCGGTAAGCAAACGAACACAATACGAAAGCACAATGCAAATGATGagtatgaatatgaatatgaatatggaTATGGAAATGAGATGAGTTCACTTACATTGAAAATCATTACACCATCGCCATCGTGCACCTTGAATATGGAACGAACACGCTGCTCGATATCCTCGGCAGGCAACTGAAGTGAGAATGGCAAACGAGAAATGGGGAAAATGCTTAGTCTAGAGTTGCAAATCgatggacaacaacaaaaagaactcttaacaaacaacattaacaaaaaGAGTATCTTAGAGCAcagctgcatctgcatctgtatcGGAAGGAACAGATTCTCAAAAATTGCACACCTCGACCTCGcctgtctgctgctgctcctcctctTCCGCATGTGATCGTGACTCATCCCGCggctgcggttgctgctgctgtgatcTGTTACGCATTATATTCAACAGGTTGTCGGACAGAAAGGGCGTCAGATCACTGGAGTTGTTTGTTGCCGCAGTTGCTGACCTCGTTGCCACTGAATtagcctctgcctctgcctcgcGCCTCGCGTCGCTTTGACATTTCGCTATTGATACAAACTATCTGAAAGATATATGtggaattttttgtttgtttgcgaTTGATCAACATTTGCCGTAGAGTACacaagagaaagaaagagagaaagagagaggagaagcAGTTAGAAAAAGAGAGCATTAGAGAAGGGAACTGAGTAACGATTTGTGAGCAGGATGACTCCCACCTCAGTTGGCCAATAGCCGATAATCACGCTAATAGCTTGGGCAACTAAAGACAGcaactgcttttttttttggcaacagGCCGttgacaacggcaacaacaacaacagtatcaacaactactactacaacaacaacgaaagtaACAACGATGTTTTCATGCTTGAGTAATCAGCATGTGAATATGAATCTTTATGATTATTGCAGCATGAGGGGAACTACAAAGTGATCTTTCGTATTTATATGCATCGAAGgtacgtatatatgtacatatatattcttcttACAATCACTGGTGACATTTATGCGcaatgattttattatttgctatattatatatatgtatatatacatatttaaagctgttattatattatttggcaCCTGTCTTGAATATGCCATGCGCGATGACGAGACAACAGCACTAAACAAATCCACACatatcaacaacaatgatACAAAAAGTCAAAACACTTGTCAATATGCGTCTAAATATTACGTTTCCGACAGACGCAGATCTCTCTCTTTGTATTCGGTTTATGACTGCGGCGAATATATTTACGTTCCACCCAACTTTTTGAGCTTTGGTTTTATGACAGCAATCTGAATTTGATAATCAACGTGCCCTAGACAATCCCAGACTTATTCCACAAATAGATTTTGTTTCGCCAGAATTGTTCTCAAATAATTAAGTGAGCCATGCGATTAATTTATTGCATGACAAGACTcttgcaaacattttcattaaacattttctCTTTAAATGCATATGGAGAACAATTTAGACATGCTGATAAGCAAAATTCTGGGAAAGCCTTTTGTCCACATACTCGTTTGCGAGTGCAATTAAGaagcaatttcatttcaaaagtCTGGGAAATCGCCGCCATCAATATATAGtatcatatatcatatatcGTTCTACGACTATTGCAATTTGTCAGTGCAATAATTAAGTCAATGCTCTAAGTATACGAGTTAGCAAACTTGGAgagcaaaacacaacaactcgtataaatatttgcaattctaAACGCCTTTTAAAATGTCTAAAGACAGCAGGAAATTTACTcgtatatatatcatttataaCTGGGCGTTATGTACACATgatagctttttttttaacaaatatgcTAATGAAGGAAGTACAAATGAGTGAAATGGAActgtgaaaatgaaaatgattaaGATTGTAAAACTTATTTTACAGTATGCCAAATCCACATGCCAATGTTAAGATCTTAACTTATACCACGATTATGAATGCACTTTATATACTAATTACATGCTCAGGCacatttaatgaatataatatacaaatacaatatagTTTACTCACCGTTGTGAAGAGTGCGAAGAGCAGCAACATTATTTTGAGTAGTTTCCACCAAAAGGGAGGCATTATAATGGCCAGgggtatttttgtagtttgtcGAATGAATATTTACAGGGTAACTGGTAGTCGATTTAGTCTATCGATTCACCTGACCGGCTTGTGTttgcttgtatgtgtgtgtttgctttatgtagtatatttaataaacaaactgGCACGACTAAAATTATTACCGCGCTTTATTTGtcgttgttttctttattgttgtttgtgtgatggcttttatattattatgttgttttttattattattattattattgtagttgGTGTCGAAGCTGTCTGTTTGTGTCGTTGTCTTCAactttgtagttgtagtttttaatgttgttgttgttgttgttgtttataaacGTTTTCAACCGCCTTTTTCGATGTGTTGCTTATTCCGCTTTGTTTGTTTCCTTTTCACGTTGTCGTCGAAACAGATACCAGACCCAAGAGAGGCACTTTAATTAGTCGCTTTGCTTTTCACTTCACTTTGGTtcgcgttttgtttttggtgttttaTTGGAACGTTGCAAGAGCAACAAGGTAAAGGAGCTGTTGGCCCTGGCTTGATCTTGCCCAAAATGAAGCCCAGTCTGTCTGATGCATGTGCTTTTATGCAGCTGCATCGATTTCACAATCTAGCGTCTCCACCAATATGACACGAGGGGATTTTCCGGgcgatatttaattttattgtggGAGACGCACGTCTTGAATGTTTGGCTATCATTTAATTTCTGATGCACATCGGCGCACGCGGGGTGAGAGTAAGCACAAGAATGGGCACAGGGAGTAGAAACGAGAGCGGAAGCGGGAACAGGCACGAGAGCGgcagcgagagcgagagcacaGTACAACAACACGCGCTTATCGATGCGCGCGACAAGAAAGCAACTAAACCAAAAGTTTGAGTAGAAGTTCACTTAAGCTTCGTCAACTCGCAAGTGCAGCTTTAACAAAGCTTGGCGAGCGCCAAAGCGAACACCGTGAGCACAAGCAAGACGGCCGCAATGATTGAGCAAGGCAGAGAGAGATAAGGCGATCGGTTGTCTGGCAGGCCGGCAGAGAGCGTGAGTGCTTCAGTTTACAGCTGTTTGTACCCTGTACACGACGAGTGAGTAACGGGTAACGAGCGTAAGATCTGAgcgcatatttattttaagcgaTATGTATAGCAAAATGGTTATGAAAGGTAAAACACACTATTATATTCTAATTGTTTggcaattatttcattaaatttacgTAGTTcgcaaattgttttatttcatatatataaataataaatgtgcaGGGTATTTTTCAGTGTACTCTGTAGAGTTTGCACACTTTaacttgttttctttgtgGCTCGTTTTACATGTGTCGTCATCGGTCGGCATAATAGGTAGTTGTGAAGTAATACACCTGCCAAAAACAAGCGgttgataaattaaaatgacaaTAAGGACAATTTAagctatattattttaacgTTTCTTAAACCTAGTaacgttattgttgttgttttactcATTTACTTATGCAGTCAGCTGTTTCACAGTTGAAAGGAAAAGTAAAGCTTTTGGCAAAGAGCTTTTAGTGCCTTGCGTTTCTTTGCTTAGTTGATTCACATgaatggcacacacacacatacacatgcatacttAATATTGGTCGCACGTCAAGCACGCGTCACTTAAGCAACTGGCCAACGATCTTTTAAGTGGAGACACGTAAGCTGGGCAGCAATAACACAAAGACAGTGGGCGGGTTCTAGCCAAGGGAAAGACTCAATGACTCAATGGGAAATTCCAGATTCATTGGTAAACCGCAAGTATTTTTATCTACACAAAGTCGAATATCGGCATCTGTAGCAATGACGTAGCTCCCATAGCTCTATAGCTCGTCAGTTGTACCActcaaatatgaataaaattaagtgATTTCATTGGCTAATTGTTCAATTTACACCATCTTACTTAATCGTGAATTAACTTTActtgtttataataattatgaatcaATTTTCAAGTACGCGATCATGTGCTCTTTAACTGCTTCCAACTAGCAATTGTGAAGAACACATTTTCCCCACTTATTTATGTAATAACTAAtagataacaataaaatatatttaatgaattgtaTAACATTAAGCTAAGTAAGGAAAATTTCGAAATCTCTAACCACACAATTAAGCGTATCGATTAcaatatatttgcaatattgtGAAAAGTCGGAGatgattttgaaattgaatgtacatattttaataaaacggAATTTGAATACTAAACAAATGCttaagcatacttttaggtgaACTGATTTtggtttgcatatttttgggtgtctttaaattttagtttaaatgaatttcgcaaaacataaaaagcGTTGACCTTTTAGTTCATTTAAACAAAACCCATTCAGATAATGGTGAGTAACATGCTCGGGGTTAAGATAAACTGATTTTAACTACCTACCAAGCTGTTAATTATGTGCCAGACACCGCAACAGACTACTCATCTTGCCAATGGCCTAAACAATTTGGCTAATAGCCATAAATTAGTTGGGAAATGGCTCTATTAGAGCGTAGCTGCCCATTAAAGAGTCTCACACCAAGGTACCATAGGGCAAATCGAGAATAATCATGCACGCAAAATTATGGCTAAAATAAACTCAACGTATTGACGCGGTTTTAACGAGAAATGATGGTGAAACATTCGTAATATATACAAGTTTATGCGATCcgacaataaaattaaaaaataatgaaattgcattgcacattcgatgaaaacgaaaactcGTAAAACATAAACCAGCTACAATTAAAGCAGTTACTTGGAAAAAATGTGGACGCACAGCTCGACGTCATCGTTGAAGTCGTGTGGCAACTGCAATTCCAGCAATGACAGCAAAGTTGGCTACACGCAACACTGAAGTCGGCGCAGCACAGGTGTTGTGCTCTTATTCTGTAATATATGCAAACTAAAACAAAAGGAGGCACGAGACAGGATGCCACTACTACTTGCTGGCACTTACTCAATTTACCAGCTGGCGATTGCCATCATCGGCAACGAAATAAAGAGTATAAAACTGACCGATTCGCGATCACATTCAATGTCAATTTCCTTGACAATTGCATTGCTGTGCTTTCACTTTTCAACAGCTCCAGCTCCTTGGACAGCTTCAGTCCAGCATCCAGCTGCACGATCCTACAGACACACTTACAGCATGTGCCCAAGGTGCCGCATTTCGTGCCACGCCGGTTGCAAATTAATAATGCGCGCTTGccatggcgatggcgatggcgatggcggtCGATGGCTTCCGCTTAATCCAAAAAAACGGGTCCATTTccgatttttgaatttttattttgactttTCTCGTTCAGCGGCGAATTGCGAATTGCGaatttgaagttgaagttgaagttcaTTGCGCAACACACACGAGATTAGCAGGAAGTGCAGGAAATAGCTGAGGATGCTGTTAACATTGcgttactttattttttgtttattttctagtTGTTACCACATTTTGTGATCGCTGTCAAGGCAGCGCGCTCCAGCCTGTTATCGCATTTCTCGTTACACTCTGAAAACTTTTCACatctttttatgtttatttcgTTTCTCAATTGCTCCACGTCAATTAACAAAACGAATGAACGTACGAAAAATGTAAGAGATAGATATGAGATTTCGAATAACTCTGCTGGCAGGATGAACAATAGCTTGGGAAAATCATATAATTcacttaaattatattaagaaaACACCGCAAAAcggtttattaaaataaatttactttatttgcgAGCAAACAAATTACTTTATTGCAGCTGCGACGAAATTGCAGTGGGATTTAGCGATTGCTTCCTGCTGCATTCGACCGGTTACCGGTTATCGgtgtcgtatacgtaacgcCAATCCATATTGTATGGCCATTCTTGTGTC
It encodes:
- the LOC127565889 gene encoding protein spaetzle isoform X3, with translation MRNRSQQQQPQPRDESRSHAEEEEQQQTGEVELPAEDIEQRVRSIFKVHDGDGVMIFNTTTTDDAPFMPSISTTMLGDQPASSDTWPYSQSESESETESQAETNAKPKHYHQYQSLNHQQQSFKVQRSPDGKLNLVFNDPLVSLQTTTQQQHHQQPSTTHHQQQQPFNPQLQRPTPRRPISDIIVFPDSIDKYRTTTPPPPPSIDTGDHQCVDGFNQSRSFCTKVHNYPDLSGLKVVLANRFANFFSDEPQPTDVGLRINDDEQYLCNSHVRYLYPKLGQRLDLSWQIIVNTDDFKQGILIEECDHEGESCQFLDSFPNNYVPVCKQHYVIRHLATVNNASNGQPEVANEPFKIPSCCKCVIKSKFSGDSSP
- the LOC127565889 gene encoding protein spaetzle isoform X8; the encoded protein is MPPFWWKLLKIMLLLFALFTTLPAEDIEQRVRSIFKVHDGDGVMIFNTTTQQQHHQQPSTTHHQQQQPFNPQLQRPTPRRPISDIIVFPDSIDKYRTTTPPPPPSIDTGDHQCVDGFNQSRSFCTKVHNYPDLSGLKVVLANRFANFFSDEPQPTDVGLRINDDEQYLCNSHVRYLYPKLGQRLDLSWQIIVNTDDFKQGILIEECDHEGESCQFLDSFPNNYVPVCKQHYVIRHLATVNNASNGQPEVANEPFKIPSCCKCVIKSKFSGDSSP
- the LOC127565889 gene encoding protein spaetzle isoform X7 — translated: MPPFWWKLLKIMLLLFALFTTTTTTDDAPFMPSISTTMLGDQPASSDTWPYSQSESESETESQAETNAKPKHYHQYQSLNHQQQSFKVQRSPDGKLNLVFNDPLVSLQTTTQQQHHQQPSTTHHQQQQPFNPQLQRPTPRRPISDIIVFPDSIDKYRTTTPPPPPSIDTGDHQCVDGFNQSRSFCTKVHNYPDLSGLKVVLANRFANFFSDEPQPTDVGLRINDDEQYLCNSHVRYLYPKLGQRLDLSWQIIVNTDDFKQGILIEECDHEGESCQFLDSFPNNYVPVCKQHYVIRHLATVNNASNGQPEVANEPFKIPSCCKCVIKSKFSGDSSP
- the LOC127565889 gene encoding protein spaetzle isoform X5, producing the protein MPPFWWKLLKIMLLLFALFTTFVSIAKCQSDARREAEAEANSVATRSATAATNNSSDLTPFLSDNLLNIMRNRSQQQQPQPRDESRSHAEEEEQQQTGEVELPAEDIEQRVRSIFKVHDGDGVMIFNTTTQQQHHQQPSTTHHQQQQPFNPQLQRPTPRRPISDIIVFPDSIDKYRTTTPPPPPSIDTGDHQCVDGFNQSRSFCTKVHNYPDLSGLKVVLANRFANFFSDEPQPTDVGLRINDDEQYLCNSHVRYLYPKLGQRLDLSWQIIVNTDDFKQGILIEECDHEGESCQFLDSFPNNYVPVCKQHYVIRHLATVNNASNGQPEVANEPFKIPSCCKCVIKSKFSGDSSP
- the LOC127565889 gene encoding protein spaetzle isoform X9; this encodes MPPFWWKLLKIMLLLFALFTTTTTQQQHHQQPSTTHHQQQQPFNPQLQRPTPRRPISDIIVFPDSIDKYRTTTPPPPPSIDTGDHQCVDGFNQSRSFCTKVHNYPDLSGLKVVLANRFANFFSDEPQPTDVGLRINDDEQYLCNSHVRYLYPKLGQRLDLSWQIIVNTDDFKQGILIEECDHEGESCQFLDSFPNNYVPVCKQHYVIRHLATVNNASNGQPEVANEPFKIPSCCKCVIKSKFSGDSSP
- the LOC127565889 gene encoding protein spaetzle isoform X6; translation: MPPFWWKLLKIMLLLFALFTTFVSIAKCQSDARREAEAEANSVATRSATAATNNSSDLTPFLSDNLLNIMRNRSQQQQPQPRDESRSHAEEEEQQQTGEVELPAEDIEQRVRSIFKVHDGDGVMIFNTTTQQQHHQQPSTTHHQQQQPFNPQLQRPTPRRPISDNKYRTTTPPPPPSIDTGDHQCVDGFNQSRSFCTKVHNYPDLSGLKVVLANRFANFFSDEPQPTDVGLRINDDEQYLCNSHVRYLYPKLGQRLDLSWQIIVNTDDFKQGILIEECDHEGESCQFLDSFPNNYVPVCKQHYVIRHLATVNNASNGQPEVANEPFKIPSCCKCVIKSKFSGDSSP
- the LOC127565889 gene encoding protein spaetzle isoform X4 — encoded protein: MPPFWWKLLKIMLLLFALFTTLPAEDIEQRVRSIFKVHDGDGVMIFNTTTTDDAPFMPSISTTMLGDQPASSDTWPYSQSESESETESQAETNAKPKHYHQYQSLNHQQQSFKVQRSPDGKLNLVFNDPLVSLQTTTQQQHHQQPSTTHHQQQQPFNPQLQRPTPRRPISDIIVFPDSIDKYRTTTPPPPPSIDTGDHQCVDGFNQSRSFCTKVHNYPDLSGLKVVLANRFANFFSDEPQPTDVGLRINDDEQYLCNSHVRYLYPKLGQRLDLSWQIIVNTDDFKQGILIEECDHEGESCQFLDSFPNNYVPVCKQHYVIRHLATVNNASNGQPEVANEPFKIPSCCKCVIKSKFSGDSSP
- the LOC127565889 gene encoding protein spaetzle isoform X1: MPPFWWKLLKIMLLLFALFTTFVSIAKCQSDARREAEAEANSVATRSATAATNNSSDLTPFLSDNLLNIMRNRSQQQQPQPRDESRSHAEEEEQQQTGEVELPAEDIEQRVRSIFKVHDGDGVMIFNTTTTDDAPFMPSISTTMLGDQPASSDTWPYSQSESESETESQAETNAKPKHYHQYQSLNHQQQSFKVQRSPDGKLNLVFNDPLVSLQTTTQQQHHQQPSTTHHQQQQPFNPQLQRPTPRRPISDIIVFPDSIDKYRTTTPPPPPSIDTGDHQCVDGFNQSRSFCTKVHNYPDLSGLKVVLANRFANFFSDEPQPTDVGLRINDDEQYLCNSHVRYLYPKLGQRLDLSWQIIVNTDDFKQGILIEECDHEGESCQFLDSFPNNYVPVCKQHYVIRHLATVNNASNGQPEVANEPFKIPSCCKCVIKSKFSGDSSP
- the LOC127565889 gene encoding protein spaetzle isoform X2, whose product is MPPFWWKLLKIMLLLFALFTTFVSIAKCQSDARREAEAEANSVATRSATAATNNSSDLTPFLSDNLLNIMRNRSQQQQPQPRDESRSHAEEEEQQQTGEVELPAEDIEQRVRSIFKVHDGDGVMIFNTTTTDDAPFMPSISTTMLGDQPASSDTWPYSQSESESETESQAETNAKPKHYHQYQSLNHQQQSFKVQRSPDGKLNLVFNDPLVSLQTTTQQQHHQQPSTTHHQQQQPFNPQLQRPTPRRPISDNKYRTTTPPPPPSIDTGDHQCVDGFNQSRSFCTKVHNYPDLSGLKVVLANRFANFFSDEPQPTDVGLRINDDEQYLCNSHVRYLYPKLGQRLDLSWQIIVNTDDFKQGILIEECDHEGESCQFLDSFPNNYVPVCKQHYVIRHLATVNNASNGQPEVANEPFKIPSCCKCVIKSKFSGDSSP
- the LOC127565890 gene encoding uncharacterized protein LOC127565890, which codes for MDRIFGNVNNRFKNVGNMEGKRMALKLVGFYAMGWTLRKLLK